A single region of the Lotus japonicus ecotype B-129 chromosome 4, LjGifu_v1.2 genome encodes:
- the LOC130711078 gene encoding transmembrane 9 superfamily member 3: MGRSKWSTLLFFVLAILHGTHVRSDASDHRYKDGDLVPLYANKVGPFHNPSETYRYLDLPFCVTGKEREKTEALGEVLNGDRLVSAPYELDFRKEKDSNVVCKKKLTKAQVAQFREAVKKDYYFQMYYDDLPIWGFIGTVDKEGKTDPSEYKYFLYKHIQFDVLYNKDRVIEISARMDPHSVVDLTEDKEVDVEFMYTVKWKETDTSFEKRMDKYSQSSSLPHHLEIHWFSIINSCVTVLLLTGFLATILMRVLKNDFMKYAQDEEAADDQEETGWKYIHGDVFRFPKYKSLFAAALGSGSQLFTLTIFIFMLALVGVFYPYNRGALFTALVVIYALTSGIAGYTATSFYIQLEGSNWVRNLLLTGCLFCGPLFLMFCFLNTVAIAYSATAALPFGTILVIVLIWTLVTSPLLVLGGIAGKNSKTEFQAPVRTTKYPREIPPLPWYRSTIPQMAMAGFLPFSAIYIELYYIFASVWGHRIYTIYSILFIVFIILLIVTAFITVALTYFQLAAEDHEWWWRSFLCGGSTGLFIYGYCLYYYYARSDMSGFMQTSFFFGYMACICYGFFLMLGAVGFRASLLFVRHIYRSIKCE; the protein is encoded by the exons ATGGGAAGAAGCAAGTGGTCAACGTTGCTCTTCTTCGTTCTCGCAATCCTGCACGGAACTCACGTGAGATCCGATGCCTCCGATCACCGTTACAAGGACGGTGACCTCGTTCCTCTCTACGCCAACAAAGTCGGTCCATTCCACAACCCCAG TGAAACGTATCGATACCTAGACCTGCCATTCTGTGTAACAG gtaaagagagagagaaaacggAAGCACTTGGCGAGGTGTTGAATGGAGATCGCCTTGTTAGTGCTCCGTATGAGCTTGATTTTAGAAAGGAGAAAGACTCTAATGTTGTGTGCAAGAAGAAGCTCACAAAGGCGCAAGTTGCTCAGTTCCGAGAAGCAGTTAAGAAGGACTATTATTTCCAAATGTATTATGATGACTTGCCAATCTGGGGATTTATTGGAAcagttgacaaagaaggaaAGACCGACCCTAGCGAGTACAAGTATTTTCTTTACAAGCACATTCAGTTTGATGTTCTGTACAACAAAGATCGTGTGATTGAGATCAGTGCCCGGATGGATCCTCATTCCGTTGTGGACCTGACTGAGGACAAGGAAGTTGATGTTGAGTTTATGTATACTGTAAAGTGGAAGGAGACAGATActtcttttgagaagagaaTGGATAAATACTCGCAGTCTTCTTCTCTGCCACATCACTTGGAGATTCATTGGTTCTCAATCATAAACTCATGTGTAACAGTTCTTCTTTTGACTGGTTTTCTGGCAACCATTCTCATGCGTGTCTTGAAGAATGACTTTATGAA ATATGCTCAAGATGAGGAAGCTGCTGATGATCAGGAGGAGACGGGATGGAAGTACATTCATGGTGATGTTTTCCGGTTTCCTAAGTACAAGTCCTTGTTTGCAGCAGCCCTTGGTTCTGGCTCTCAGTTATTCACTCT TACAATCTTCATTTTTATGCTTGCACTGGTTGGTGTATTTTATCCCTATAACCGAGGAGCTTTGTTTACTGCACTGGTGGTCATTTATGCTCTTACATCTGGCATTGCTGGCTACACTGCTACTTCCTTCTATATTCAACTTGAAGGATCTAACTGG GTTAGAAACTTATTGCTGACAGGGTGCCTCTTTTGTGGCCCTCTTTTCCTCATGTTCTGCTTCCTTAACACAGTTGCAATTGCTTATAGTGCAACCGCTGCTCTTCCATTTGGCACAATTTTGGTGATAGTCCTAATATGGACATTGGTTACGTCGCCATTACTTGTGTTGGGTGGTATTGCAGGTAAAAATAGCAAAACTGAGTTCCAAGCTCCTGTCCGCACTACAAAGTATCCCCGAGAGATTCCACCTCTGCCTTGGTACAGAAGTACCATTCCACAGATGGCAATGGCAGGGTTTCTCCCTTTCAGTGCCATATACATAGAGCTGTACTACATTTTTGCTAGTGTATGGGGCCACAGAATTTATACTATCTACAGCATACTCTTCATCGTCTTTATTATTCTGTTGATTGTCACCGCGTTCATCACTGTGGCTCTGACATATTTCCAACTTGCTGCTGAAGATCATGAATGGTGGTGGAG GTCTTTCCTTTGTGGTGGATCAACTGGCTTGTTCATCTATGGTTACTGCCTGTATTATTACTATGCACGATCAGACATGTCTGGTTTCATGCAAACCTCGTTCTTCTTCGGTTACATGGCCTGCATCTGCTATGGCTTCTTTCTCATGCTCGGTGCTGTAGGTTTCCGTGCCTCGCTGCTCTTTGTCCGCCACATATACAGGTCCATCAAGTGTGAGTAG
- the LOC130711438 gene encoding serine/threonine-protein kinase BRI1-like 2 encodes MENSPLQLLPHLIVTLLLITILLPTTEEGGAVSSIKTDAQALLYFKKMIQKDPDGVLSGWKLSRNPCTWYGVSCTLGRVTGIDISGNNNLVGIISLDPLSSLDMLSVLKLSLNSFSVNSTSLLQLPYSLTQLDLSFGGVTGPIPENLFSSCPNLVVVNLSYNNLTGPIPQNFLQNSDKLQSLDISSNNLSGSISGLKIECSSLLQLDLSGNHLSDSIPISLSNCTSLKSLNLANNFISGGIPKDLGQLNKLQTLDLSHNQITGWIPSEFGNACASLLELRLSFNNISGSIPTSFSSCTWLQVLEIANNNMSGELPESIFHSLGSLQELRLGNNAISGKFPSSISSCKKLRIVDFSSNKIYGSIPRDLCPGAGSLEELRMPDNLISGEIPAELSKCSQLKTLDFSLNYLNGSIPDELGQLENLEQLIAWFNGLEGRIPPKLGQCKNLKDLILNNNHLGGGIPIELFNCSNLEWISLTSNELSGEIPPEFGLLTRLAVLQLGNNSLSGEIPSELANCSSLVWLDLNSNKLTGEIPPRLGRQIGAKSLFGILSGNTLVFVRNVGNSCKGVGGLLEFSGIRPERLLQVPTLRTCDFTRLYSGPVLSLFTKYQTLEYLDLSYNQLRGRIPEEFGDMVALQVLELSHNQLSGEIPSSLGQLKNLGVFDASNNRFQGHIPDSFSNLSFLVQIDLSNNELTGQIPSRGQLSTLPASQYANNPGLCGVPLPDCKNENTNPTTDPSEDASRSHRRSTAPWANSIVMGILISVASICILIVWAIAVNARRREAEEVKMLNSLQACHAATTWKIDKEKEPLSINVATFQRQLRKLKFSQLIEATNGFSAESLIGCGGFGEVFKATLKDGSCVAIKKLIRLSCQGDREFMAEMETLGKIKHRNLVPLLGYCKVGEERLLVYEYMEYGSLEEMLHGRTKTRDRRILTWEERKKIARGAAKGLCFLHHNCIPHIIHRDMKSSNVLLDHEMESRVSDFGMARLISALDTHLSVSTLAGTPGYVPPEYYQSFRCTAKGDVYSFGVVMLELLSGKRPTDKEDFGDTNLVGWAKMKVREGKQMEVIDNDMLLETQGSTDEAEVKEVKEMIRYLEVTLRCVDDLPSRRPSMLQVVALLRELIPGSDGSSNSA; translated from the coding sequence ATGGAGAACAGCCCACTTCAGCTTTTGCCTCATCTCATTGTCACACTTCTTTTGATAACTATTTTGCTTCCCACAACTGAAGAAGGTGGAGCAGTTTCTTCCATCAAAACTGATGCACAGGCTCTTCTTTATTTCAAAAAGATGATTCAGAAGGATCCAGATGGAGTTTTGTCAGGGTGGAAGCTCAGTAGGAATCCATGCACCTGGTATGGAGTTTCTTGCACTCTAGGAAGAGTTACTGGGATTGATATCAGTGGGAATAACAATCTTGTTGGGATTATTTCTCTTGATCCTCTTTCTTCTTTAGACATGTTATCTGTTCTGAAACTGTCTCTGAATTCATTTTCTGTAAATTCCACTTCTCTGCTTCAGCTTCCATATAGTTTGACACAGCTTGATCTGTCCTTTGGTGGAGTTACAGGTCCTATCCCTGAGAATCTTTTCTCCAGTTGTCCAAACCTGGTTGTTGTGAATCTTTCTTACAACAACTTGACAGGTCCAATTCCTCAAAATTTCCTGCAAAATTCTGATAAGCTTCAATCCCTTGACATTTCTTCCAACAACTTGTCAGGCTCAATTTCTGGTTTAAAAATTGAGTGCAGTTCCTTGTTGCAGCTTGATCTATCTGGCAACCATTTATCAGACTCAATTCCCATCTCTTTGTCAAACTGCACCAGCCTTAAGAGCTTGAACTTGGCCAATAATTTCATTTCTGGGGGAATCCCAAAGGATTTGGGTCAGCTGAACAAGCTTCAGACTTTGGATCTTTCACACAATCAAATCACAGGATGGATCCCTTCAGAATTTGGAAATGCTTGTGCTTCACTTTTAGAGCTTAGGCTCTCTTTCAACAACATATCAGGCTCAATCCCAACTAGCTTCTCTTCTTGCACTTGGCTTCAAGTTCTTGAGATTGCTAACAACAACATGTCAGGGGAATTACCAGAGTCAATCTTTCATAGCCTTGGATCATTGCAGGAACTGAGGTTGGGAAATAATGCTATCTCAGGGAAATTTCCATCTTCAATATCATCCTGCAAGAAACTGAGGATTGTGGACTTCAGCTCAAATAAAATCTATGGATCTATCCCCAGAGATTTATGTCCAGGAGCAGGTTCCCTTGAGGAGCTTAGAATGCCAGATAATCTCATTTCAGGTGAAATCCCAGCTGAACTTTCAAAATGCTCTCAACTGAAGACACTTGATTTCAGCTTAAACTACCTCAACGGTTCAATCCCTGATGAGCTTGGACAGCTTGAGAATCTTGAGCAGCTAATAGCATGGTTCAATGGCTTGGAAGGAAGGATTCCACCAAAATTGGGCCAGTGCAAGAATCTCAAGGATCTTATACTGAACAACAATCACCTCGGTGGTGGAATTCCCATTGAGCTTTTCAATTGCAGCAACCTTGAATGGATATCACTCACAAGCAATGAGCTCAGTGGTGAGATACCTCCAGAGTTTGGCCTCTTGACAAGGCTAGCAGTTCTGCAGCTTGGAAATAATAGTTTGAGTGGTGAAATTCCATCAGAGCTTGCAAATTGTAGCAGCTTGGTGTGGTTGGATTTGAACAGCAACAAGCTCACAGGAGAGATCCCTCCAAGGCTTGGAAGACAGATAGGAGCAAAATCATTGTTTGGAATCCTCTCAGGGAACACTTTGGTGTTTGTGAGAAATGTTGGAAACTCATGTAAAGGAGTTGGAGGGTTGCTAGAATTCTCTGGAATTAGACCTGAAAGGCTCTTGCAGGTGCCAACATTAAGGACTTGTGATTTCACTAGGCTCTATTCTGGTCCTGTGCTTAGTTTATTCACTAAGTACCAGACTTTGGAGTATCTTGATCTTTCCTACAACCAGCTTCGTGGAAGAATCCCGGAAGAGTTTGGAGACATGGTGGCTTTGCAGGTTCTTGAATTGTCTCACAATCAGCTATCTGGTGAAATCCCTTCATCACTAGGCCAGCTAAAAAATTTAGGAGTGTTTGATGCATCGAATAATAGATTTCAGGGTCATATCCCTGACTCATTCTCAAACCTCTCATTCTTAGTGCAGATTGATCTTTCTAACAATGAGTTAACAGGGCAAATTCCATCTAGGGGACAATTAAGCACACTTCCAGCTTCTCAGTATGCAAATAATCCAGGTCTTTGTGGTGTTCCATTGCCTGACTGCAAGAATGAAAACACCAATCCCACAACAGATCCAAGTGAAGATGCTAGTAGAAGCCATAGAAGATCAACAGCACCATGGGCAAACAGCATTGTCATGGGGATTCTCATCTCTGTTGCTTCTATATGCATTTTGATTGTGTGGGCAATTGCAGTGAATGCAAGGAGGAGGGAGGCTGAGGAGGTGAAAATGCTTAATAGCTTGCAAGCATGTCATGCTGCAACAACATGGAAAATTGACAAAGAGAAAGAGCCATTAAGCATCAATGTAGCAACATTTCAAAGGCAGCTTAGGAAGCTGAAATTTTCACAGTTGATTGAAGCAACCAATGGGTTCTCAGCAGAAAGCCTAATCGGGTGCGGAGGTTTCGGTGAAGTATTCAAGGCCACACTCAAAGATGGTTCATGTGTTGCTATCAAGAAGCTCATTAGATTAAGCTGCCAGGGTGATAGAGAATTCATGGCTGAGATGGAAACCTTAGGGAAAATCAAGCACAGAAACCTTGTCCCTTTGTTAGGGTACTGCAAAGTAGGGGAAGAGAGGCTCCTTGTATATGAATACATGGAGTATGGAAGCCTAGAAGAGATGCTTCACGGGAGAACAAAGACACGCGATCGACGAATCCTAACATgggaagaaaggaaaaaaattgcAAGAGGTGCTGCTAAAGGACTTTGTTTTCTCCACCACAATTGCATCCCTCACATCATCCACAGAGACATGAAATCAAGCAATGTGCTGCTTGATCATGAAATGGAGTCCAGGGTCTCTGATTTTGGAATGGCGAGATTAATAAGTGCACTTGACACACATCTCAGTGTGAGCACATTAGCAGGAACACCAGGCTATGTTCCACCAGAGTACTATCAAAGCTTCAGGTGCACTGCAAAAGGTGATGTTTACTCATTTGGTGTTGTGATGTTGGAACTTCTCAGTGGGAAACGCCCTACCGATAAAGAGGATTTTGGTGACACTAACTTGGTGGGGTGGGCGAAGATGAAGGTTCGCGAAGGAAAACAAATGGAGGTGATTGACAATGATATGCTTTTGGAGACTCAAGGATCAACAGATGAAGCTGAAGTTAAAGAAGTGAAAGAGATGATACGATATTTGGAGGTTACTTTGCGGTGTGTTGATGACTTGCCTTCTAGAAGGCCAAGCATGTTGCAGGTTGTAGCCCTGCTGAGAGAGCTTATACCTGGATCAGATGGAAGCAGCAACAGTGCTTGA
- the LOC130713847 gene encoding zinc finger protein SHOOT GRAVITROPISM 5-like, translated as MLDNTASSSGAPSSSDIAAFALSENGVLNNKRKRRPAGTPDPDAEVVSLSPKTLLESDRYVCEICNQGFQRDQNLQMHRRRHKVPWKLLKRETTQGQKKRVFVCPEPSCLHHDPCHALGDLVGIKKHFRRKHSNHKQWVCDKCNKGYAVQSDYKAHVKTCGTRGHSCDCGRVFSRVESFIEHQDTCNMRLPRQELQALQPACSSRTASSTSPSNEANFSIAPLQGLPLPKPPPADQPSTSNTHNLELQLLSPSSTIPKENRNPRENHNETRLKLSIGSCTNNDGHIGNEESERNNNNNVVGDNSIFEVARLKEFAGEELKLAMAEKAYAEEARREAKRQIEIAEVEFENAKRIRKQAQAELGKAEDLRKQAMKKISSTVMEITCQACKQQFQNSTVASDQETSIVVSYVSSANTEGEAAEE; from the exons ATGTTAGACAAtactgcttcttcttctggtgCACCATCTTCTTCTGATATTGCTGCTTTTGCATTATCAGAAAATGGAGTGCttaacaacaaaagaaaaagaagaccaGCAGGCACACCAG ATCCAGATGCTGAGGTGGTGTCCCTCTCACCCAAGACCTTACTAGAATCAGACAGGTATGTGTGTGAGATCTGCAACCAAGGCTTTCAGAGGGACCAGAATCTGCAAATGCACAGGAGAAGGCACAAGGTGCCATGGAAACTCCTGAAAAGAGAAACCACACAAGGGCAGAAGAAAAGGGTGTTTGTGTGCCCTGAGCCAAGTTGTTTGCACCATGACCCTTGCCATGCCCTTGGTGACCTTGTTGGAATCAAGAAACACTTCAGGAGGAAGCACAGCAATCACAAGCAGTGGGTTTGTGACAAATGTAACAAAGGGTATGCTGTGCAATCTGATTACAAGGCGCATGTCAAAACATGTGGTACCAGAGGGCACTCGTGTGACTGTGGCCGTGTGTTTTCCAG GGTGGAGAGTTTCATAGAACATCAAGATACATGCAATATGCGGCTGCCACGGCAAGAGTTACAAGCACTTCAACCTGCATGCTCTTCTAGAACAGCTTCAAGCACAAGTCCATCAAATGAGGCCAATTTTAGCATAGCCCCATTGCAAGGACTTCCACTGCCAAAACCACCACCAGCTGATCAGCCATCAACTTCAAACACACACAACTTAGAACTTCAGCTCTTATCACCTTCTTCAACAATCCCCAAAGAAAATAGAAATCCCAGGGAAAACCATAATGAGACCCGTTTGAAGCTCTCAATAGGTTCATGTACTAATAATGATGGTCACATAGGGAATGAAGAATCAGAaaggaataataataataatgttgtGGGTGATAATTCCATTTTCGAAGTGGCAAGGCTGAAAGAGTTTGCTGGTGAGGAACTCAAGTTGGCGATGGCGGAGAAGGCTTACGCGGAAGAGGCTAGGAGAGAAGCGAAGCGCCAAATTGAGATAGCTGAGGTTGAGTTTGAGAATGCTAAGAGGATAAGGAAACAAGCGCAAGCTGAGCTCGGAAAAGCTGAAGATTTGAGAAAGCAAGCAATGAAGAAGATTAGCTCCACTGTTATGGAAATAACTTGTCAAGCTTGCAAGCAGCAGTTTCAGAACTCAACTGTTGCATCAGATCAAGAAACTTCCATTGTGGTGAGTTACGTGTCCTCAGCCAACACAGAAGGCGAAGCTGCAGAAGAATGa
- the LOC130713887 gene encoding protein BASIC PENTACYSTEINE2-like, producing MDDDVLNMPNWGYYEPFKGGHLGLQLMPGMADRDTKPFFPGRDPAMLVGANGAFHPRDCVVSEPPMPMNYVRDNWINQRDRIFNMQPPNPNYAVLPETSGAPSLPVIQPHDISRDEKPDRIEELVVKKEGGQSKKRQSKGALTTPKAKKPRKPKDNSNVAVQRVKPPKKPMELVINGIDMDISGLPVPVCSCTGSPQQCYRWGCGGWQSACCTTNVSIYPLPMSIKRRGARIAGRKMSQGAFKKVLEKLAAEGYNFANPIDLRTHWARHGTNKFVTIR from the coding sequence ATGGATGATGATGTGTTGAACATGCCCAATTGGGGTTATTATGAGCCCTTCAAAGGGGGGCATCTTGGGCTGCAGCTGATGCCTGGAATGGCGGATCGTGACACGAAGCCGTTTTTTCCTGGGCGCGATCCAGCTATGTTAGTAGGTGCAAATGGAGCTTTTCACCCTCGGGATTGTGTTGTTTCCGAGCCGCCTATGCCGATGAACTATGTTAGAGATAATTGGATAAACCAGAGGGATAGGATATTTAATATGCAGCCCCCGAATCCTAATTATGCTGTTCTTCCAGAGACATCAGGAGCTCCGTCCTTGCCAGTTATACAGCCACATGACATATCAAGAGATGAGAAACCGGATCGAATTGAAGAATTGGTTGTTAAAAAGGAAGGTGGCCAGTCGAAGAAAAGGCAAAGCAAGGGTGCTCTGACAACCCCGAAAGCTAAGAAGCCTCGTAAACCAAAGGACAATAGCAATGTTGCAGTTCAGCGTGTCAAACCACCAAAGAAGCCTATGGAGCTCGTCATCAATGGGATTGATATGGACATTTCTGGTCTACCTGTTCCAGTTTGTTCATGTACCGGGTCTCCTCAACAGTGTTATCGTTGGGGCTGTGGAGGTTGGCAATCagcttgttgtaccacaaatgTTTCTATATATCCTTTGCCGATGAGCATAAAAAGGCGTGGTGCAAGGATAGCTGGGCGGAAAATGAGCCAAGGTGCTTTTAAAAAGGTTTTGGAGAAACTTGCAGCTGAAGGTTACAATTTTGCTAACCCAATTGATCTAAGAACTCACTGGGCTAGACATGGCACCAACAAGTTTGTCACTATCAGGTAG